Part of the Echeneis naucrates chromosome 18, fEcheNa1.1, whole genome shotgun sequence genome is shown below.
gtccaggtcctgatccaggtcctgatccaggtcctggtcctggtcctggccctgatCCAGGTcctgatccaggtccaggtccaagtcctggtcctggtccaggtccaggtccaggtcctggtcctggtcctggccctgatCCAGGTcctgatccaggtccaggtccaagtcctggtcctggtccaggtccaggtccaggtcctggtccaggcTTGTGACTTCAGATTTCCTTCCTGACTCAGAATCAGATGATGTGACTCtttaaaagtgttttcattgtgtttttgtctttttgcttgGTTGGAGTTTCTTTCCTAACGTGAATTGAAGTACttttaatcagattaatcaGGTGCTGGTGCTGATCTGATCTGCTCCCTGATGTTTTtacaccatcaccatcatcttcagcTGGACTGGAGACaaaaggatgatgaagatgagggagGCAACAAGCTGAATTTACGCGTTCGCCCTCCTCCAATCACATTTattcagagagagggaggagtcagaggtctacaaaaaaaaaaaacaaaatcctgcATATATACAGTGAAGACATGAGACGGAGAGAAAGTGGAGATTTAAGGAGGAAAAGTGAATTTACGAAGAAACGTTTgggaagaaaaaagcaaaaatactaAAGTAGAGGATgaaaatccaacaaaaaaagaaaatcagtaaaTGAAGATTTCGAAAAAGTAGAAAAGCTGCTGAATTAACAACAATCAGgtgagtttgtcttttttatattaatCGCATTAGAATATGAATGTCCAGATTCAGGTGGAACATGAAgtagaaaatcttattttgatGGAAGAGCACAACTCTTTCTCTTCAGTTCTtatattgtttgtatttatcattattaataataatcacactATCAGAATGTAATTAATGCTCCAGAGGAAGCACAATATGTAAGAATACAAAAGAATTCAATCTGAATTTaatagaaaacattttagatgtttgaaaaaaaaagatgcctgAGTCTCAGataattaaaaacagtttcatttCAAAGATTCAGATGAATTTAACATTATCGAATAAAACGTCCAATCAGAGGCAGCTGCAGTCCAATCCGGCCAATCAGGCGGCTGAGCGATGAGGATGACACCGGACACCGAGGAGgtacacactgtgtgtgtctgtttcagtgtgtaTCTTACATTCACAACTAAAATGACTGAGGGGagtttggttgtgttgttgtgtttgtcagtccaTCAGGTGCACAGTGTCcagctgcagttgtgtgtgtttcaaaccTGGAAGTCCAAAACTGCGTTCATGTGACCGCTGTGGACACAGCTGGGTGTCGCACGGTGAGACGCAAAGACAGTCCCCACAGTTACACACTTTGTGCGTTAGAGGACAAACATTCTAACTGGACATTTCAGAAATAAACCACAAACTTGTTGTTCTATTGACTCTGATCGGTTTGACAGTCAGACATTTGTCGCACAAACACCCTGCAGATGTGTGCAGTTGCTACGGTGACAAGAGGACAGGTGTCGCTGTCATCGCATCACCGAGAACATCTGGAGAGAGCATCTGCACACACGCTCCTGTCTCGCTCCTCATTTCACGTTAACGTGAACGTACGGAGTCAGCAgcgtttttctttctttgtctctccagCTCTGGAGAAGCTTCAGGCCCAGCCGTCGTCCCACGGTGGCCCGGTGGAGGTGGCCCTGCCTGGGCTGGTGTTCGACTTGAGCTCCCTGGTTCTGTACGGAGCTCAGGCCATCCCCGTCCGTCTGAAGATCCTGTTGGACCGACTCTACAGCGTCctgagcacagagcaggtcagctgcTTTTTGGAGAAGAACGTAGTGCTTTTAATGTGGAACACTTATTTATGGTTGTGTCCGTCAGGTCGGCCACATTCTGCACACTCTGGGCTGGACGCTAGGAGATTATGTTCGAGGGTACATGCTGCAGGTGAGCACTCCGTCTTATTTAGAAAATCAGGCTTGTTTGAAATAAACCTTGCAGTTGCTGATTCTTTCTTTCACGTCTTTCCAGTTTCCTGGAGGGAAAGTGTTGGACCGCTGGACGATGGTGACTCCTGAAGAGGAGCTCCTGATCCTCAAACAGTTCCTTCGTTTTGGAGAAACGCGGCCCATCGTCGAGCTGATGACGCTTCAGTGTTTGGCGGCAGTCAGTTACCTCTCTGATCCggagctgaagctgaagagCTTCAACACGTTCAGTGAGCACAACAGAGGGACGGCCAGGAAATCAACGGCAGACTCGTGTTTGGTGACGGGCAGCTGGTGTTTTGAGAAGGGTGGTCTGCCTGCCCCCAACGACGCCATCCACCATTTTGAAAACTTCCCGGGTGGACTGTCTTTGCTTCTGCCTTTCCATTTTCCAAATTCTGCCTTCCAATGTTTGGTTTCTCCCACAAAGGTAATAAATTCAACTGTATTTAGTGTGTTTCAGTCTGCAGACTGGATTCCTTCTGACCAGGATCTTCTTCCTCCACCAAGCTGACGCGCTGCCTCCCGAAGCCCAAACTGACTgacggaggaagaggaggccaagAGATCGATCCAGACTTGCAGCAATCCAAAGTCGAACCGGCTTTAAAAATCAAAGTGGACCCCGACAGGCTGAACCCGAGCCGGCCGCTGTGGCATCTGAACGCTCCAGAGCACAGAAACCAGGATCTGGATCCTCACAGCGGTCTGGCCAGACCTGACGATGCCTCTTCGTTTGTCCCGATGTCTTCCTCTCTACGTCCCTCACTTTCCTGCTCGTCTCCTCCAAAGATTTACCAGAAGGTGCAAagctcctctccctccttccctcttctcccttccttctcctcctccttcctctgtccgcttcctgccccctccttctcttcctccctccaccctcttccatcctcctcctcctccctccgtcTCCTCCCATCTTCACCCTGTTCccttccttcatcttctccctctGGAGGTCGGAAAGGACGAGTCTGCTGTGGCGTTTGTGGAAAAAGCTTCTACGACAAAGGTAAGAATGAGATCTGATTTTCTGTCTTGGACCTCAAGACATCACAGGTTCTGTTAGAAATTCCACATGATCCAGTTCGAGGTCTGCTCCTGACTGTAGATCTGAGTCCGTCAGAGGTTTGAGTTCCTGAAGTGTGTCATCTGCTCTTcggttttttgtgtttctgcaggaaCACTGAAGATCCACTACAATGCCGTCCACCTGAAGATCAAACATCGCTGCACGGTGGAGGGTTGCACGATGGTCTTCAGCTCCCTGCGCAGCCGAAACCGTCACAGCGCCAACCCGAACCCACGGCTACACACCGGAGCCAGCAGAGACGCACAaacccacagaaacacacactctgaaacacacaaaaaggaaaaagaaatcaacaccACTCTTTGGCAGCAGGATGAAGATGTACACACATTTAACCTGAGACGTGAGCTGAACAGCCAACAGCACCGATCCCCCCCTCCGTCTCCTCAAACCACCAACCAGAGTGACtccccagctcctcctccctccactgCCCCCCCGACAGAACAGACTAACCAGCTACACACCAGCCAGACTGGCCACGCCCCCTTCGCCACCACACACTGCAACAACCAGCTTGAAGGACACCAAACCAGTCAGAGGCCACAGTGGGACTCAGATGACCCCGTCCCCAAAAAGAAGCCCAGGAAATCGAGCACGCCGGTGAAAATAGAGCGAGAACTTGAAGGGAGGAGGATCAGTGAGGAAGATGAGTGATGAAGATCTTCCTGCTGTCTGCCGTGCTAATATTCAGCTGACAGCAGTTCTGCACATCTTCACCTgatttcatttaagtttttatGTGATGCTCCAATAAACATTAGAATTGAATCagttttttaaaagaaaatgtttttgattcacaaatgtgtttttttgcttgtctgtctgtctgttttatataatgaatgaacaaagacaacaaacttCAGCCAGTTCGGTTTGGACAATTTTGCACAAacccaaacaggaaaaaggtttggggggggggggctctgctCTTCTTCTACCCGGACGACATTAGTGCCACACCCAAGTAGGAGAaattggagaaagaaaaaccacaaaaaagacacaacatacGTCGATGGTGTGTTCTTCTccggttttgttttgttcatcagCCACAGCATGTGGAATGCTAAAAACCGACCGCGACCGGAGATGAATGTAGAGAACTCATTCATAAAACGAACGATCGCTTCCGGACACTTTGTCGCCGTTAATTACGTCATAGCTGTCGCGCAATCAAAACGTAAAAAGTGTTCTGtttatctgcattttgtttCAGGCTTTTGATCATCTTACACtgaactgcagtttttattctcatatttggtcttttgctgtatttttattctcTTGGCTCTTCGGTAAcagtttttaattgtatttgaaCGTTACTTGAATGTCTGATTATTGTTTTGCATTCATGTAAACAGGACGTTTAACTGCCTTGTTATTAGAAGtgccataaaataaattaagaaataaacttTCCAAATGATTCGGACGCTTACAAAACGACGGTCCCCCCGTAGAGTGCACTAGTTAGGGCGGAGGGAGCGGCGTCAGGAGGCCGCCATGTTGCTGCGTAGTGACGTAACACGTGACGTCCCCACTCCCAGGGAACATTACAAAGCCATGTGGCTTCCTTTGGGAGGAGAGGCGGCAGTGAGCAGGCAGGACTTTTTGTGAGTGCACTACAAAACATTCGGACACAGACAcgatgtccacagcagaagtcctccGGagttttgtcaccgacagactcgccgccgcctcccgggagatcttagcggccgtggacagaatcgtagccggatatgaggaggaggcttcgggcttcaggcaggagatcgaccggcagaggagacagctggagctgctgcagccccgagtcctgatccacaaaacgggtaAGTTTACGGTGTAAAGTTCAGCTCCAGAGTCAGAAAGCAGCTCAGAAAGGTGGCTGATTATTGGAttgtttcctccagatgttcagcaccTGATGGTTAAAGAAGAAGTTTctccggatccggaggattcagagagcCCACTCctgaaacaggaacaggaggaccaggtaccaggaccggaggagaccaggaaccctcTGAGACCgcttcaggtgaagagtgaggacaAAGAGACAAAGCTTCAGGAGACCTTCGGAGCAGAAGATGAAGACGACGACTGTGGAGGATCTGAACCGGCCCGGAGCTGcgatccacagagtcctcttcatcCAGATCCAGATGAAGAGGACTCTGACCCCTCTGACACTGAAGTCAGTGACAATGACTGCAATGAAACCGCAGTGGCCGAGTTAGATGTGATCATAGATGAAGCTGGTGAGAAAGATAGAAGATCTGACAGCAAcgaaaaacacatcagctgtcCTGAGTGCgggaaaatattaaaaaaaaggtcgTATCTGAAGAGACACATGAAGacccacacaggagagaaacagcacggttgtgatgtttgtgggaaaagatttttGCGGAAGGAGACTCTTAATGTtcacatggtagtccacacaggagagaaaccattcagttgtgatgtttgtgagAAAAGATACAAACAACATTGGAACTTAACAGTACACAAAAGAGTTCACACAGGAGAAAAACCGTTTAactgcagtttgtgtgaaaAAGCGTTTAAGCGACGAGGAGATCTTAAAATgcacatggtagtccacacaaGAGAGAGACAGTTCGGTTGTGATActtgtgggaaaagatttctGCGACGAGGGGATCTCAGGTTTCACATGTTAagacattcaggagagagaccATTTGGCTGCTCGTTCTGTGGCAAAAGATTTCAGAGACGGGATaatcttaaatcacacatgaGACTCCACGCAGGAGAGAAACCATTAGGAAGAAGACCAAAGTGACTGAAGGAACTTggctggttgaccaaaagtaaattCCAACATGTTTGGTCATTTCTGAACTGttgctctgttgtttttgaatATTTGGTGGTCTGCCTTGAATTGTTCCTGTGATTCATTATGAAATATTAGAACAggtgactttgtgtgtttaatCTGTGAAAGGATTCTGACTCCAGgtaggaggaggaagatggtgAAGACTGAAGGAAAGAGGAGCTGCTCAGGTTTATAGTAAAATCCATGTTTGTGATACAGACCGACAGGAAACGGCTCTGATTGGTCTCATTGGAATAATAAAAGTCCCATCATGTTCtggatgattttatttctctgttcatTTGTGGATCGATCCGTAAAAGCACGAAGCAGGAAGAACATTTCTCACAGCTCTCTGTTTCCACTCGGGCAACATTAAGGACGCACCCGAACCGGAAACGGCCGGAGCTGCTCCGCACAAACGGGACTGacggtcttttgtccctcagctgaaaagtgaaggagctaaaatgtccacagcagaagtcctccGGagttttgtcaccgacagactcgccgccgcctcccgggagatcttagcggccgtggacagaatcgtagccggatatgaggaggaagcttcgggcttcaggcaggagatcgaccggcagaggagacagctggagctgctgcagccccgagtcctgatccacaaaacgggtaAGTTTACGGTGTAAAGTTCAGCTCCAGAGTCAGAAGGCAGCTCAGAAAGGTGGCTGATTATTGGAttgtttcctccagatgttcagcaccTGATGGTTAAAGAAGAAGTTTctccggatccggaggattcagagagcCCACTCctgaaacaggaacaggaggaccaggtaccaggaccggaggagaccaggaaccctcTGAGACCgcttcaggtgaagagtgaggacaAAGAGACAAAGCTTCAGGAGACCTTCGGAGCAGAAGATGAAGACGACGACTGTGGAGGATCTGAACCGGCCCGGAGCTGcgatccacagagtcctcttcatcCAGATCCAGATGAAGAGGACTCTGACCCCTCTGACACTGAAGTCAGTGACAATGACTGCAATGAAACCGGAGTGGCCGAGTTAGATGTGATCATAGATGAAGCTGGTGAGAAAGATAGAAGATCTGACAGCAAcgaaaaacacatcagctgtcCTGAGTGcgggaaaatatttaaaaaaaagttggatcTGAAGAGACACATGAAGaaccacacaggagagagaaagcacggctgtgatgtttgtgggaaaagatacAAGCAACAATGGCATTTAACGGCACACATGAGAGttcacacaggagagaaaccgtttaactgcagtttgtgtgaaaAATCATTTAAGCAAAAGGGGGAACTTAACATgcacatggtagtccacacaaGAGAGCGGCTGTTCGGTTGTGATACTTGTGGAGAAAGATTTCTGCGACGAGCGAATCTGAAGATTCACATGATAACGCACTCAGGAGAGAGACCGTTCGGCTGCTCGTTTTGTGGCAAAAGGTTTAAGCGAGGGGATTATCTTAAAGGACACATGAGactccacacaggagagaaacccttcagctgtgatgtgtgtgGCAACACATTTACACTAAAGAGAAACCTTAAAATGCACATGAAACTCCACACcggagagagacccttcagctgtgatgtttgtgggaaaacatttaagaTAAAGAGAAACCTTAAATTGCACATGagagtccacacaggagagaaaccattTGGTTGTGACATCTGTGGGAAAAGATTTTACAAACGAGTGAGTCTCACGGGACACATGAAGGTCCACGCAGAAGAGAAACCATTAGGTTGGGACGCCTGTGAGGAAAAAGACCAAAGTGACTGAGGGAACTTggctggttgaccaaaagtaaactcCAACATGTTTGGTCATTTCTGAACTGttgctctgttgtttttgaatATTTGGTGGTCTGCGTTGAATTGTTCCTGTGATTCATTATAAAATATTAGAACaggtgactttgtgtgtgtttaatctgTGAAAGGATTCTGACTCCAGgtaggaggaggaagatggtgAAGACTGAAGGAAAGAGGAGCTGCTCAGGTTTATAGTAAAATCCATGTTTGTGATACAGACCGACAGGAAACGGCTCTGATTGGTCTCATTGGAATAATAAAAGTCCCATCATGTTCtggatgattttatttctctgttcatTTGTGGATCGATCCGTAAAAGCACGAAGCAGGAAGAACATTTCTCACAGCTCTTTGTTTCCACTCGGGCAACATTAAGGACGCACCCGAACCGGAAACGGCCGGAGCTGCTCCGCACAAACGGGACTGacggtcttttgtccctcagctgaaaagtgaaggagctaaaatgtccacagcagaagtcctccGGagttttgtcaccgacagactcgccgccgcctcccgggagatcttagcggccgtggacagaatcgtagccggatatgaggaggaggcttcgggcttcaggcaggagatcgaccggcagaggagccagctggagctgctgcagagccgAACCACGAACCTCAAACCGGGTCAGCCGAACATCAGATCCATGCAGTCCGGAGAGAAGAGGCCGATATCTTCTGATTTAACGCTTTATTCAGAGCCAACTTAATCCGATTTTCTGGtttctgattcttttttttaagtcgAATCCAAATTTAGAGTCAAATCTTTGAGGTCAAGTTTCATTGGAAGGTTGAATTAAATATTCCAGCGAGGAAATCAGGAATTTGGTAGAATTCAGTCGTTTAAaattttcagtttagtttatCTTGaattaaagaatgaaaacatcattCTCTGCCTTTTATTCAGGTGTGAAGCGAAGAAGGAGCGCCGGCCATGTCGACGAAGAGGAGCATGAAGAGAACCTGGAGAACCTGGAGAACCTGCAGGGTCCGACACACAGGAGCTCCACCAGGTTCCTGTTATCGTTCCATTCAGTTTACTTTACTGTGTGAAGCTGGCAGCTGCTGTCGATCTGAGACTCGATCTCTTTCCTCCAGACGTCAGTTCGAGCAGAAGAAGAACAGCAGAGCTCAGATCAGTGAGACTCAGAACCACATGGACCTCAGGATCCGCATCCTGGAGGACCCGCAGACAGAAGTTCTTTCGAAGAACGGTGAGTTTACAGACTAAATTCACAGAAGTTAAAATGGATCTACAGAGTGTAATGAATGTTActgcaaagacaaaggaaatcaGATCGTATCTGGTCTCTCGTCTGTCCTTTGTCAGTTCTGAAGAAATGTCCGTTGCTGAAGCGGAAGTGTCCCCGAGACCTGCAGGAGGCAGATTTCTTGGACCTGCTGAGGTCGACGTCCCC
Proteins encoded:
- the LOC115059239 gene encoding zinc finger protein basonuclin-2 codes for the protein MRMTPDTEESIRCTVSSCSCVCFKPGSPKLRSCDRCGHSWVSHALEKLQAQPSSHGGPVEVALPGLVFDLSSLVLYGAQAIPVRLKILLDRLYSVLSTEQVGHILHTLGWTLGDYVRGYMLQFPGGKVLDRWTMVTPEEELLILKQFLRFGETRPIVELMTLQCLAAVSYLSDPELKLKSFNTFSEHNRGTARKSTADSCLVTGSWCFEKGGLPAPNDAIHHFENFPGGLSLLLPFHFPNSAFQCLVSPTKLTRCLPKPKLTDGGRGGQEIDPDLQQSKVEPALKIKVDPDRLNPSRPLWHLNAPEHRNQDLDPHSGLARPDDASSFVPMSSSLRPSLSCSSPPKIYQKVQSSSPSFPLLPSFSSSFLCPLPAPSFSSSLHPLPSSSSSLRLLPSSPCSLPSSSPSGGRKGRVCCGVCGKSFYDKGTLKIHYNAVHLKIKHRCTVEGCTMVFSSLRSRNRHSANPNPRLHTGASRDAQTHRNTHSETHKKEKEINTTLWQQDEDVHTFNLRRELNSQQHRSPPPSPQTTNQSDSPAPPPSTAPPTEQTNQLHTSQTGHAPFATTHCNNQLEGHQTSQRPQWDSDDPVPKKKPRKSSTPVKIERELEGRRISEEDE
- the LOC115058653 gene encoding gastrula zinc finger protein XlCGF7.1-like — protein: MVKEEVSPDPEDSESPLLKQEQEDQVPGPEETRNPLRPLQVKSEDKETKLQETFGAEDEDDDCGGSEPARSCDPQSPLHPDPDEEDSDPSDTEVSDNDCNETAVAELDVIIDEAGEKDRRSDSNEKHISCPECGKILKKRSYLKRHMKTHTGEKQHGCDVCGKRFLRKETLNVHMVVHTGEKPFSCDVCEKRYKQHWNLTVHKRVHTGEKPFNCSLCEKAFKRRGDLKMHMVVHTRERQFGCDTCGKRFLRRGDLRFHMLRHSGERPFGCSFCGKRFQRRDNLKSHMRLHAGEKPLGRRPK
- the LOC115058642 gene encoding gastrula zinc finger protein XlCGF8.2DB-like, with translation MVKEEVSPDPEDSESPLLKQEQEDQVPGPEETRNPLRPLQVKSEDKETKLQETFGAEDEDDDCGGSEPARSCDPQSPLHPDPDEEDSDPSDTEVSDNDCNETGVAELDVIIDEAGEKDRRSDSNEKHISCPECGKIFKKKLDLKRHMKNHTGERKHGCDVCGKRYKQQWHLTAHMRVHTGEKPFNCSLCEKSFKQKGELNMHMVVHTRERLFGCDTCGERFLRRANLKIHMITHSGERPFGCSFCGKRFKRGDYLKGHMRLHTGEKPFSCDVCGNTFTLKRNLKMHMKLHTGERPFSCDVCGKTFKIKRNLKLHMRVHTGEKPFGCDICGKRFYKRVSLTGHMKVHAEEKPLGWDACEEKDQSD